In Candidatus Bathyarchaeia archaeon, one DNA window encodes the following:
- a CDS encoding Hsp20 family protein, which yields MRWRRSDRRPKWFKAVKRLDEAEGRKRPKTFVFRDLKVKGHPYGYKRLEIDVSKCREPKPLLDVLNLEDGIVVVAELKGFKRENIKVKVDGRQLILSAKNQNRKYYKRLNLPAVVIPEYMHTTYKNGVLEIRLKKAVEENAMSKLAG from the coding sequence ATGAGATGGCGGAGAAGCGACAGACGCCCTAAATGGTTTAAAGCCGTAAAAAGACTGGACGAAGCCGAGGGTAGAAAGCGCCCCAAAACATTCGTTTTTAGAGATCTAAAGGTCAAGGGACACCCGTACGGGTATAAGCGGTTAGAAATAGACGTCTCTAAATGCAGGGAGCCTAAGCCTCTGCTGGACGTTCTAAATTTAGAAGATGGCATAGTCGTAGTTGCGGAGCTTAAAGGCTTCAAAAGGGAGAACATCAAAGTCAAGGTGGATGGGCGTCAACTAATCCTCTCAGCGAAAAATCAAAATCGCAAGTATTATAAACGCTTAAATCTTCCCGCCGTGGTCATTCCAGAATACATGCATACAACTTATAAGAATGGAGTGTTGGAAATAAGGCTTAAGAAAGCTGTTGAAGAAAACGCGATGAGCAAACTGGCTGGTTAA
- a CDS encoding 50S ribosomal protein L5, with the protein MSEDEIRKRWEENPMLKPRIEKVVVNICVGKSGEPLEKASKVLRDLTGQNPCKRKAKKTIRDFGIRRGEPIACVVTLRKQKAVEFLKRVLHVVDYKLPKSCFDKQGNFAFGIKEHIEIPGVKYDPEIGIFGMDVCVSLCRPGWRVKYRQRAKSRIGSKHALTPEEAMVFVKDALGVEIV; encoded by the coding sequence ATGTCCGAAGATGAGATCAGAAAAAGATGGGAGGAGAATCCGATGCTTAAACCAAGGATAGAGAAGGTTGTGGTGAATATATGCGTTGGGAAATCCGGCGAGCCCCTTGAAAAAGCCTCAAAGGTTTTAAGGGATTTGACCGGGCAAAACCCGTGCAAGAGAAAAGCCAAGAAAACGATAAGAGATTTTGGGATAAGGAGGGGCGAACCCATAGCATGTGTGGTTACCCTTAGAAAACAGAAGGCCGTGGAATTTCTGAAAAGGGTTTTACATGTAGTTGATTATAAACTTCCCAAAAGCTGCTTCGACAAGCAAGGAAATTTCGCTTTCGGCATAAAAGAGCACATAGAAATCCCCGGGGTCAAATATGACCCTGAAATCGGCATCTTTGGCATGGACGTCTGTGTATCGCTCTGCCGGCCTGGTTGGCGTGTTAAGTATAGGCAGAGGGCCAAGTCCAGGATCGGCTCAAAGCACGCTTTAACTCCTGAAGAAGCCATGGTTTTTGTTAAAGACGCTTTGGGGGTTGAAATAGTCTAA
- a CDS encoding 30S ribosomal protein S5 — protein MADKASSLEQWVPKTRLGKLVQEGKITSIEEVFMEGLPIREPQIVDALLPDLQEEVININLVQKQTDAGERSRFKAIVAVGNRDGYLGIGSGKASQVRTAIEKAAANARLNITPIRRGCGSWECGCGKPHSVPFQVEGKCGGVRVVVIPGPRGLGLVASEVAKVILGLAGIKDCWTRSYGSTRTVPSFAYALFDALKKTYSLITPVDWVR, from the coding sequence ATGGCGGATAAAGCAAGCAGCCTTGAGCAATGGGTTCCAAAAACCCGTCTTGGAAAACTTGTTCAGGAGGGTAAAATAACCTCTATTGAAGAGGTTTTCATGGAAGGTTTACCCATACGGGAACCTCAAATTGTGGATGCCCTGCTCCCAGATCTTCAGGAGGAAGTCATAAACATAAACCTGGTTCAGAAACAGACGGATGCTGGTGAAAGATCAAGGTTTAAAGCGATAGTGGCTGTTGGAAACAGAGACGGCTACCTTGGAATAGGCTCTGGAAAGGCAAGTCAGGTGCGAACAGCCATAGAAAAAGCGGCTGCAAACGCTAGACTCAACATAACCCCCATCAGGCGGGGATGTGGAAGCTGGGAGTGCGGATGCGGAAAACCCCATTCAGTGCCATTCCAAGTGGAGGGGAAATGCGGAGGCGTCAGAGTTGTCGTGATTCCTGGACCTCGAGGCTTAGGGCTCGTTGCCAGTGAGGTTGCAAAGGTTATCCTTGGACTTGCCGGAATAAAAGACTGCTGGACTAGAAGCTATGGCTCAACGAGGACTGTTCCATCCTTCGCCTACGCCCTTTTCGACGCCTTGAAGAAAACCTACAGCCTAATAACCCCAGTGGATTGGGTGAGATGA
- a CDS encoding 30S ribosomal protein S17, with the protein MVMALAFKKPEKTCNDRNCPFHGKLSIRGRILEGVVVSAKMDKTVIVRHDYLKYVPKFMRYERRHSRIPAHNPPCIDAKEGDYVTIAECRPISKTVSFVVVEKKEKEAQ; encoded by the coding sequence ATGGTGATGGCGCTGGCCTTCAAAAAGCCCGAGAAAACATGTAATGACCGAAACTGCCCATTCCATGGAAAACTCTCCATAAGAGGCCGTATACTGGAAGGCGTTGTTGTCAGCGCCAAAATGGATAAGACGGTTATAGTGCGGCATGACTATCTAAAGTATGTTCCTAAGTTCATGAGGTATGAGCGGCGCCACAGCCGAATCCCCGCCCATAACCCGCCGTGCATAGACGCCAAAGAAGGAGACTATGTTACAATAGCTGAATGCAGGCCTATAAGCAAAACAGTCTCTTTTGTTGTTGTTGAAAAGAAGGAGAAGGAGGCGCAGTAG
- a CDS encoding ribonuclease P protein component 1 yields the protein MKVTPDIIRYEFIGTEAKVAKSTNPSCMGIKGKILDETRNTFTILHNGERKMIIKETSIFHFKFPDGTVVEIVGKLLVGRPEDRLKKRIRRLW from the coding sequence ATGAAGGTGACGCCCGATATAATACGCTATGAGTTCATAGGCACCGAGGCTAAGGTTGCCAAAAGCACAAACCCCAGCTGCATGGGGATTAAGGGCAAGATCCTTGACGAAACACGAAACACCTTTACAATACTCCATAATGGCGAAAGGAAAATGATTATAAAGGAAACATCCATTTTTCACTTCAAATTTCCCGACGGCACCGTTGTGGAGATCGTCGGCAAGCTTCTTGTTGGGCGCCCCGAGGATCGCCTTAAAAAGCGAATTAGGAGGTTATGGTGA
- a CDS encoding 50S ribosomal protein L14 codes for MAAKAKTRGLAAKGVIAQRPKISRGLPTGAILKCADNTGARELRLIQVMGYKGRRGRQPSAAVGDRVTVSVKRGTPDMRRKVFQAVIIRQRMPFRRADGVWVQFEDNAAVIITPEGEMKGSEIRGPVAKEAAERWPRIASAASIIV; via the coding sequence ATGGCTGCAAAGGCGAAAACCAGGGGTCTAGCGGCAAAGGGAGTAATTGCGCAAAGGCCAAAGATATCTAGGGGTCTGCCCACAGGTGCAATATTGAAGTGTGCGGACAACACGGGGGCAAGGGAACTTCGCCTAATACAGGTTATGGGATACAAGGGTAGACGGGGTCGGCAGCCCTCCGCCGCTGTAGGCGACCGCGTAACAGTCTCCGTCAAGCGTGGAACGCCTGACATGCGTAGGAAAGTCTTCCAAGCTGTTATAATTCGGCAGAGGATGCCCTTCCGCAGAGCCGACGGCGTCTGGGTCCAGTTTGAAGACAACGCCGCGGTAATAATAACTCCCGAAGGCGAGATGAAGGGTTCTGAAATTCGCGGTCCAGTGGCGAAGGAGGCGGCTGAAAGATGGCCAAGAATAGCCAGCGCAGCCAGCATAATAGTTTAG
- a CDS encoding 50S ribosomal protein L19e: protein MTNLRSQRRLAAQILKVGEERVWIDPNRIEDVEAAITREEIRKLIHEGVIKPLKEKGVSRARARVIHEKKKKGLRRGPGSRSGAAGAKVSKKEAWMNKIRALRRRLRELKAQKVITESTYRKLYVMAKSGRFASIADMERYIKAHDLWRKR from the coding sequence ATGACAAATTTGAGGAGTCAGAGACGTTTAGCGGCGCAGATACTGAAAGTCGGCGAGGAAAGGGTTTGGATAGACCCAAATAGGATAGAGGATGTGGAAGCAGCTATAACCCGCGAGGAAATCAGAAAGCTAATCCATGAAGGCGTAATCAAGCCCCTAAAAGAGAAGGGGGTAAGCCGCGCAAGGGCACGGGTAATTCATGAAAAAAAGAAAAAGGGTTTGAGACGGGGACCTGGAAGCAGAAGCGGGGCAGCCGGAGCCAAAGTTTCCAAGAAAGAGGCTTGGATGAACAAGATTAGAGCTTTGCGCAGAAGGCTTCGTGAGCTAAAGGCTCAAAAAGTAATCACCGAAAGCACATACCGTAAACTTTATGTTATGGCGAAAAGTGGTAGATTTGCCTCCATCGCCGACATGGAACGATACATAAAGGCCCATGACCTATGGAGGAAGCGTTGA
- a CDS encoding uL15 family ribosomal protein has translation MPHRLRKIRKKRGSRTCGYGRVGQHRKSGSKGYRRAGRHKHGWTYVIKYEPDYFGKRGFTSPQSLKRIVKAINVGELEENLEKFEPKEEEGKIFVDLEKFGITKLLGAGRVTKPLVVKVASCSKTAAEKIREAGGQVLVQSTEESGE, from the coding sequence ATGCCCCATAGACTCAGAAAAATCCGGAAAAAAAGAGGCTCACGGACATGTGGATACGGCAGAGTAGGCCAACACAGGAAATCCGGCTCAAAGGGTTATAGACGGGCAGGCCGCCACAAGCACGGGTGGACCTACGTCATAAAATATGAGCCAGACTACTTTGGGAAAAGGGGCTTCACGTCTCCTCAAAGTCTTAAAAGGATAGTCAAGGCCATAAACGTTGGAGAACTGGAGGAAAACCTTGAGAAATTCGAGCCAAAGGAGGAAGAGGGCAAAATCTTCGTGGACCTAGAGAAGTTTGGGATAACAAAGCTTCTAGGTGCCGGAAGAGTCACCAAGCCGCTGGTTGTGAAGGTTGCTTCATGCTCCAAAACCGCAGCTGAAAAAATAAGAGAGGCGGGAGGCCAAGTTCTAGTACAGTCTACAGAGGAATCGGGAGAGTAG
- a CDS encoding 30S ribosomal protein S14, producing the protein MAKQKSKKERKYGKGSRPCRRCGSYGPIIRRYNLYLCRHCFREVAKKLGFQKYE; encoded by the coding sequence ATGGCCAAACAGAAATCCAAGAAAGAACGAAAATATGGCAAGGGTTCACGTCCATGTAGAAGATGCGGATCTTACGGACCCATTATCCGACGTTATAATTTATATTTGTGTAGGCACTGTTTTAGGGAGGTAGCCAAAAAGCTAGGCTTCCAGAAATATGAATGA
- a CDS encoding 30S ribosomal protein S4e, whose protein sequence is MGKKGGSTTLKRKPAPKIWPIHRKEYVWVVRPTPGPHSLEKCLPLTIVLREILGFAKTRREAKIIASQGKVYVDGKVRREDKFPVGLMDVISFPEIDKHFRVLPSHKGLILHPIPKEETTFKLCRIENKTTVKNGHIQLNLHDGSNVLIKVADPKNPQEDVYTTYDTVKLSLPDRQVIGHIKMKEKDFAIITGGKNMGKYGRIIEIEEAKGKKRKDAIVTIEDDKGNRYQTILDFVFAIGEEHPLISLPEAS, encoded by the coding sequence TTGGGTAAAAAGGGAGGCTCAACAACTCTAAAACGTAAGCCAGCACCGAAAATCTGGCCCATCCACCGGAAAGAGTACGTTTGGGTTGTAAGGCCTACTCCAGGACCCCATTCCCTCGAAAAATGTTTACCCTTAACCATAGTTCTGCGTGAAATCCTTGGATTTGCAAAGACTAGAAGGGAAGCCAAGATAATAGCTTCTCAGGGGAAGGTTTACGTTGATGGGAAGGTTAGACGGGAAGATAAATTCCCAGTTGGACTTATGGACGTCATCTCGTTCCCAGAAATAGACAAACACTTCCGTGTGCTTCCATCCCATAAAGGCTTAATTCTACATCCAATTCCTAAGGAAGAAACAACCTTCAAGCTTTGTAGGATAGAAAACAAAACAACAGTCAAGAACGGACACATACAGCTAAACCTCCATGACGGCTCAAACGTCCTCATTAAAGTTGCGGATCCCAAAAATCCCCAAGAGGATGTCTACACGACCTATGACACAGTTAAGCTGAGCCTCCCGGACAGGCAAGTCATCGGACACATAAAAATGAAGGAAAAGGATTTCGCCATCATAACAGGCGGCAAGAACATGGGAAAGTATGGGCGAATAATTGAGATTGAAGAGGCAAAGGGGAAGAAACGCAAGGACGCCATAGTAACCATAGAGGATGATAAGGGGAACCGCTATCAAACAATCTTAGACTTTGTGTTCGCAATAGGCGAGGAACATCCTCTCATATCGTTGCCGGAGGCTTCATAG
- a CDS encoding 30S ribosomal protein S3, with protein MSVVKHFISKAKKRTEIDEFLQKKLEKAGYGGVNIAETPLGTHIVIYAMRPGLVIGRSGETIRELAKTLEEKFGISNPQISVSEIEVPELNPYIVATRIASALERGVHFRRAGFWALNQIMEAGALGAEIIISGKLRTERARYEKFRAGYLPKCGDPAIKYMRKAEVHVQLKPGIYGVKVRIMPPEAKFPDKIQIVEPSPELEATGAESEEKEASAETGQEMEKTEKESGRLLNNADT; from the coding sequence ATGTCTGTTGTAAAACATTTCATTTCTAAAGCCAAGAAAAGGACGGAGATAGACGAGTTCCTTCAGAAAAAGCTTGAAAAAGCCGGGTATGGTGGAGTAAACATTGCTGAAACCCCCCTTGGCACGCATATTGTGATTTATGCCATGCGGCCGGGGCTTGTGATAGGTAGGAGCGGCGAAACCATAAGGGAGCTTGCCAAAACTCTAGAGGAAAAGTTTGGCATTTCAAACCCCCAAATTTCAGTTTCCGAAATAGAGGTTCCCGAGCTTAACCCATACATTGTTGCCACCCGGATAGCCTCAGCCCTCGAGAGGGGCGTTCACTTCCGAAGGGCAGGCTTTTGGGCTTTAAACCAGATAATGGAAGCCGGAGCTTTAGGGGCTGAAATAATCATCAGCGGGAAGCTTAGAACAGAAAGAGCCCGTTACGAAAAGTTTAGGGCTGGCTATCTGCCAAAATGCGGAGATCCAGCAATAAAGTACATGCGAAAAGCTGAGGTTCATGTGCAGTTAAAACCGGGCATTTACGGAGTAAAGGTTAGAATAATGCCCCCAGAAGCAAAGTTCCCAGACAAAATCCAAATAGTGGAGCCTTCACCGGAGCTAGAAGCCACAGGAGCTGAAAGCGAGGAAAAAGAGGCATCCGCGGAAACTGGACAAGAGATGGAGAAAACCGAAAAAGAAAGCGGGAGGCTTCTGAATAATGCCGATACTTAG
- a CDS encoding 50S ribosomal protein L6, translating into MRAIEVSKVLQIPEDVEVTLEGKKVTVKGPLGTLTRDFSYAPISMELQGKSLRIWANWPRKKESALVGTVYAHINNMITGVRKGFTYKLKIVFSHFPISVKVQGNTVLIENFTGERSPRKAKIIGNVKVKVQGDDVIVQGINLEEVSQTAANIEQATKIRRKDPRVFLDGIYLYERSEGMD; encoded by the coding sequence ATGAGGGCCATCGAAGTATCAAAGGTTCTACAAATTCCAGAAGACGTGGAGGTCACCTTGGAAGGCAAAAAAGTAACCGTAAAAGGGCCTCTTGGCACGCTTACCAGAGACTTCTCGTATGCCCCAATTTCAATGGAGCTTCAGGGTAAAAGCCTCAGAATATGGGCTAATTGGCCCCGCAAGAAGGAGAGCGCCCTCGTGGGCACAGTTTATGCGCACATAAATAACATGATTACAGGTGTTAGAAAGGGTTTCACCTATAAGTTGAAGATAGTTTTCTCCCATTTTCCAATTTCAGTCAAGGTTCAAGGCAACACCGTTTTGATAGAAAACTTCACTGGTGAAAGAAGCCCTAGGAAAGCGAAAATAATTGGCAATGTGAAGGTTAAGGTTCAAGGCGACGACGTTATAGTTCAAGGCATTAACCTCGAAGAAGTCAGCCAAACAGCGGCGAACATTGAGCAAGCAACCAAAATAAGGAGGAAGGACCCGCGAGTTTTCCTTGACGGAATATACTTGTATGAACGCAGCGAGGGGATGGACTAG
- the hypE gene encoding hydrogenase expression/formation protein HypE, translating to MSKGTITMLHGAGGTVMHELVKHYILRYFGDLEAAEVPLEALDDAAVIGDIVLKSDSHAVKPIFFPGGDIGRLAVSGTVNDIAVLGAEPYALACGFILEEGLALSDFERILASMRQTCQEAGVGIITGDTKVVEKGSLGGCVVNVSGVGRRTEALEKNLNVVKRFRGNFKARWILDSNLKPGDKIVISGTIGDHGLAVLSAQEGLSFGSGIKSDVKPLNRLIQRLLGEVGGITAMKDPTRGGLADALNEFSEKSNVGILIYEDKIPIRKDVKAACEMLGLDPLEVGNEGKIVIGVIGEKAEELLELLRTTEEGKEAEIIGEATNAFTGVAMQTVVGGKRIIPRPVGDPVPRIC from the coding sequence ATGAGTAAAGGCACCATAACCATGTTGCACGGTGCCGGTGGAACGGTGATGCATGAACTGGTCAAACACTACATCTTAAGGTATTTTGGCGATTTGGAAGCCGCGGAGGTCCCCCTTGAGGCGTTGGATGACGCTGCAGTCATCGGCGACATCGTTTTGAAAAGCGACTCTCACGCTGTAAAGCCCATATTCTTCCCGGGAGGGGATATTGGGCGCTTAGCTGTTTCCGGAACCGTTAATGACATCGCGGTTCTGGGAGCTGAACCCTACGCCTTGGCTTGTGGCTTCATACTTGAGGAGGGGCTAGCCCTATCGGACTTTGAAAGGATTTTGGCAAGCATGCGCCAGACATGCCAGGAAGCAGGGGTCGGCATAATCACCGGCGACACGAAAGTTGTTGAGAAGGGCAGTTTAGGCGGCTGTGTAGTAAACGTTTCAGGAGTTGGCAGGAGAACCGAAGCATTGGAAAAGAACCTAAACGTTGTGAAACGGTTTAGAGGCAACTTCAAGGCACGGTGGATTCTGGACTCCAACCTTAAGCCTGGAGACAAAATAGTCATATCTGGAACCATCGGCGACCATGGATTGGCGGTTTTATCCGCCCAAGAGGGCTTAAGCTTTGGAAGCGGCATAAAATCAGACGTCAAACCATTGAACCGCTTGATCCAGCGTTTGCTTGGCGAGGTGGGCGGCATAACAGCCATGAAAGATCCCACCCGCGGCGGTTTAGCCGACGCCCTCAACGAGTTCAGCGAAAAATCTAATGTGGGTATCCTAATCTATGAGGACAAAATTCCGATAAGGAAAGATGTTAAAGCGGCTTGCGAAATGTTGGGCTTAGATCCTCTTGAAGTTGGAAATGAGGGGAAAATAGTCATAGGCGTTATAGGAGAGAAAGCCGAAGAACTCCTAGAACTCTTAAGGACAACAGAGGAGGGAAAAGAGGCCGAAATAATAGGCGAAGCCACAAACGCGTTCACCGGTGTTGCCATGCAAACGGTTGTGGGCGGAAAAAGGATAATTCCAAGACCAGTGGGAGACCCTGTTCCAAGAATCTGCTAA
- a CDS encoding 50S ribosomal protein L30 produces MAVVRVRGIISAPLQVRETLRMLNLKRNNYAVLIDNRPSFLGMLKTAQNFITWGEISKETLTALLKKRGRLIGNKKLTDEYAQKLGFKSLDELAEAIYNCKVEYWKLPDIQPYFRLHPPTKGFKGKIKKGYGMGGELGYRGEKINELLERMI; encoded by the coding sequence ATAGCCGTTGTGCGGGTTCGGGGAATAATAAGCGCCCCCCTTCAGGTTAGGGAAACCCTCCGCATGCTAAATCTAAAAAGAAACAATTACGCGGTCTTAATTGACAACCGCCCATCATTCCTCGGAATGCTCAAAACAGCCCAAAACTTCATCACGTGGGGAGAAATCTCAAAGGAAACGCTAACGGCACTGCTCAAAAAAAGGGGCAGACTCATTGGAAACAAGAAGCTTACAGATGAGTACGCCCAAAAACTGGGTTTCAAATCGCTGGATGAACTGGCAGAAGCCATATACAACTGCAAAGTCGAGTACTGGAAGCTCCCAGACATACAACCATACTTTCGATTACACCCGCCCACAAAAGGCTTCAAAGGCAAAATAAAAAAAGGCTACGGCATGGGAGGCGAACTCGGGTACAGAGGCGAAAAAATCAACGAATTACTAGAGCGAATGATTTAG
- the rplV gene encoding 50S ribosomal protein L22 codes for MHSWSVYQVPEWGYSIPEEALDPEKTVKASGREIRVSHKSAREICKTINGMTLTEAKKFLRDVIAKKKAVPFRRFKKKAAHRHGLEKAYAGKYPVKAAKQILKILENAEANAENKGLDTERLKIIHASAYPGMKIKRYMPRAFGRATPKFETLTHVELVLEEQPAAVAEEA; via the coding sequence TTGCACAGTTGGAGCGTCTATCAAGTGCCAGAGTGGGGATACTCAATACCCGAAGAGGCATTGGATCCCGAAAAAACGGTTAAGGCAAGCGGGCGAGAGATTAGAGTATCCCATAAATCAGCCCGCGAAATATGTAAAACCATCAATGGGATGACTCTTACTGAAGCTAAAAAATTCCTCCGGGACGTGATAGCCAAAAAGAAGGCTGTCCCCTTCAGAAGGTTTAAAAAGAAGGCAGCCCACCGTCACGGCTTGGAAAAAGCCTATGCGGGCAAATACCCGGTCAAAGCAGCCAAGCAGATCCTAAAAATCCTCGAAAATGCAGAGGCAAACGCTGAAAACAAGGGCTTGGACACTGAGAGGCTCAAAATTATTCACGCTTCAGCATACCCCGGAATGAAGATTAAGCGTTATATGCCTAGGGCTTTTGGAAGGGCCACTCCAAAATTTGAAACATTAACCCATGTAGAGCTTGTTTTGGAGGAGCAGCCTGCGGCGGTTGCGGAGGAAGCCTAA
- the rpmC gene encoding 50S ribosomal protein L29, whose protein sequence is MPILRVKEIREMSPEERAKKLNEFRTELLRLKTMIKAGGAVENPARIRELRKAIARILTIENEQKRQIEKARESGKGRKSG, encoded by the coding sequence ATGCCGATACTTAGGGTTAAAGAGATACGGGAAATGTCCCCTGAAGAGCGAGCTAAAAAACTCAACGAGTTTCGAACAGAGCTGCTTAGGCTAAAAACCATGATTAAAGCCGGCGGCGCCGTTGAAAATCCTGCGAGAATAAGAGAGCTGAGAAAAGCTATCGCCAGAATACTGACAATAGAAAACGAGCAGAAGCGGCAAATAGAGAAGGCGCGGGAATCCGGGAAGGGGAGAAAGAGCGGATGA
- a CDS encoding 30S ribosomal protein S8, whose product MDVLANGLTTIMNNEMRNKRECVISPASKLLGKVLRVMQLHGYIGEFEFIDDGRSGKFKVQLLGRINKCGAIKPRFAVRVDEIEEWEKKFLPSRDIGLLIISTSKGVLTHREAKEKKIGGRLLAFVY is encoded by the coding sequence ATGGACGTGTTAGCAAACGGCTTGACAACAATCATGAATAACGAGATGCGGAACAAACGGGAATGCGTGATTAGCCCAGCCTCTAAACTTCTGGGCAAAGTTCTGAGGGTTATGCAGTTGCACGGCTATATCGGCGAGTTTGAATTTATAGATGATGGGCGCTCTGGAAAGTTCAAGGTTCAACTTTTGGGAAGGATAAACAAGTGTGGGGCCATCAAGCCTCGCTTTGCGGTTCGTGTTGATGAAATTGAGGAATGGGAGAAAAAGTTTCTGCCCTCCAGGGATATTGGATTGCTGATTATTTCAACATCAAAGGGGGTTCTCACCCACAGAGAAGCCAAGGAGAAAAAAATTGGAGGCAGACTCTTAGCCTTCGTTTACTAA
- a CDS encoding 50S ribosomal protein L18: protein MAKDARYCVPYRRRREGKTNYRKRKALILSGKPRLVVRGSLKNIVVQIITAKPGGDEVLASAHSRELLKKFGWKAPRGNLPTAYLTGLLCGLKAKAKGVNEAVLDIGLHSPTKGARVFAALKGVLDAGLNVPHGEEKLPDEERIRGLHIAQYAKMLAATEKYMTVFSKYLENNLPPEKLPEHFEEVKKAVIAAFKSGGKGHGG, encoded by the coding sequence ATGGCCAAAGATGCCCGCTACTGTGTGCCCTACCGTCGAAGGAGAGAGGGGAAGACAAACTATCGAAAGAGGAAGGCACTGATACTTTCTGGAAAACCCAGGCTTGTGGTTCGTGGTTCCCTAAAGAACATAGTGGTTCAAATAATCACCGCCAAACCTGGAGGCGACGAAGTCTTAGCCTCAGCCCACAGCAGGGAACTCCTCAAAAAGTTTGGTTGGAAGGCTCCGAGGGGCAACCTCCCAACAGCTTATTTGACCGGGCTTCTATGCGGATTGAAGGCCAAGGCAAAGGGCGTAAATGAAGCCGTATTAGACATTGGGCTGCATTCCCCGACAAAGGGGGCGAGGGTTTTTGCGGCTCTAAAAGGAGTTTTAGATGCGGGCTTAAATGTCCCTCACGGGGAGGAGAAGCTTCCAGACGAAGAAAGAATAAGAGGCTTGCATATCGCTCAGTATGCCAAAATGTTGGCGGCAACTGAAAAATATATGACAGTGTTTTCCAAGTACCTAGAGAATAATCTTCCCCCCGAGAAGCTTCCCGAACACTTTGAAGAAGTCAAGAAGGCGGTGATTGCCGCCTTCAAGAGTGGAGGTAAAGGCCATGGCGGATAA